The proteins below are encoded in one region of Streptomyces sp. NBC_00490:
- a CDS encoding TerD family protein translates to MVLLSSSPKWPTLPDYVHDWALVDVETSGLRPGRDRVLSLAILTLDAHGNQTGEFSTLLNPGCDPGPVHIHGLTPDRLADAPAFEEIAPQVGALLSSRVLVAHNAQFDYDFLAHEFAHVRSWVPVSRRLCTLALNRLVGPATPDLKLGTLAAHYGVRQEKAHDAQDDVRVLSGILRASLGAAEQLGLSLPLLECPPRQDCKPYVPKTPCAYRNPGRLESGGPLVQGMKVAITGDTQVSREELVARSVAAGLNMMTSVSGQTSVVVTNESSAASAKLRRAADEGVPLVDELSYLRLLESVRPGQAKGTARQRPAAQTLGSSTTASAALARDVPAQRPAALTASTPSVPAQRPAAPAASAPNVPAQSPVTPTAATVTAGQTLSGRRVLVLGGTHGEAVEARARAVALGASAAVNLSASVSDVVVLPGGEADRRMGRITALALRVHDADWLRAPTPAPTQSTVGHRPDTADVLVRGAVIDLPDTGTAWTVAAAWRQQTACDVDVVAFAVDAQEQVPGDEDFVFYGAPEHPDGTVRLATDGPTEQAVTADLERLPLEIHRVVIAAAIVGVATFADVGAVEITVTCGIGAAPTARATLDAATTERTMILAELYRRGDGWRLRAVGQGYDHGLADLARGYGVDVAK, encoded by the coding sequence ATGGTCCTGCTGTCGTCGAGCCCGAAGTGGCCTACCCTGCCCGACTACGTCCACGACTGGGCGCTGGTGGATGTGGAGACCTCAGGGTTGAGGCCCGGACGGGACCGCGTCCTGTCCCTCGCGATCCTGACGCTGGACGCACACGGCAACCAGACCGGGGAGTTCTCCACTCTCCTCAATCCGGGCTGCGATCCCGGCCCGGTCCACATCCACGGCCTCACGCCCGACCGTCTCGCCGACGCTCCCGCCTTCGAGGAGATCGCGCCGCAGGTGGGGGCGCTGCTCAGCAGCCGGGTCCTGGTCGCCCACAACGCGCAGTTCGACTACGACTTCCTCGCCCACGAGTTCGCCCATGTCCGTTCCTGGGTGCCGGTCAGTAGACGCCTGTGCACGCTGGCTCTCAACCGCCTGGTCGGCCCCGCGACCCCTGATCTCAAGCTGGGCACGCTGGCAGCTCACTACGGCGTGCGTCAGGAGAAGGCCCACGACGCGCAGGACGACGTACGGGTGCTCTCCGGCATCCTGCGCGCTTCGCTGGGCGCGGCCGAGCAGCTGGGGCTTTCCCTGCCGCTGTTGGAGTGCCCGCCCCGACAGGACTGCAAGCCGTATGTCCCCAAGACGCCCTGCGCGTACCGCAATCCGGGCCGTCTGGAGTCGGGCGGGCCGCTGGTGCAAGGCATGAAGGTCGCCATCACCGGAGACACCCAGGTCTCCCGCGAGGAACTGGTTGCCCGCTCGGTGGCGGCCGGTCTGAACATGATGACCTCGGTCAGCGGCCAGACCAGCGTCGTCGTCACCAACGAATCCAGCGCCGCATCCGCCAAGTTGCGTCGTGCGGCGGACGAGGGCGTGCCCCTCGTGGACGAGCTCAGCTACCTGCGACTGCTGGAGAGTGTGCGGCCAGGTCAGGCCAAGGGCACCGCCCGGCAGCGTCCCGCGGCGCAGACGCTCGGGAGCTCGACCACTGCATCTGCGGCGCTGGCGCGGGACGTCCCGGCCCAGCGTCCTGCGGCGCTCACCGCCTCCACTCCGAGTGTGCCGGCTCAGCGTCCTGCCGCACCGGCCGCGTCCGCGCCGAACGTCCCGGCTCAGAGCCCTGTCACGCCGACCGCGGCCACCGTCACGGCGGGCCAGACGCTCTCCGGACGCCGTGTCCTGGTCCTGGGCGGCACCCACGGTGAGGCCGTCGAGGCGCGCGCTCGGGCTGTCGCCCTCGGCGCCTCCGCAGCGGTCAACCTCTCGGCCAGCGTCTCCGATGTCGTCGTGCTGCCCGGCGGCGAAGCGGACCGGCGCATGGGCCGCATCACCGCGCTCGCTCTCCGCGTGCACGACGCCGACTGGCTCCGCGCACCCACCCCCGCGCCGACGCAGAGCACGGTCGGGCACCGGCCGGACACTGCTGACGTACTGGTCCGAGGTGCTGTCATCGACCTGCCCGACACTGGCACGGCCTGGACCGTGGCCGCCGCCTGGCGCCAGCAGACCGCCTGCGACGTGGACGTCGTCGCTTTCGCGGTCGACGCGCAGGAACAGGTTCCGGGAGACGAGGACTTCGTCTTCTACGGCGCACCCGAGCACCCGGACGGCACCGTACGGCTGGCCACAGATGGCCCGACGGAGCAGGCCGTCACCGCGGACCTGGAGCGGTTGCCCCTGGAGATCCACCGGGTTGTGATCGCCGCCGCGATCGTCGGCGTTGCGACCTTCGCCGACGTCGGGGCCGTCGAGATCACCGTCACCTGCGGGATCGGCGCGGCCCCGACCGCCCGGGCCACTCTCGACGCCGCCACCACCGAGCGCACCATGATCCTCGCCGAGCTCTACCGCAGGGGCGACGGGTGGCGGCTGCGGGCCGTCGGGCAGGGCTACGACCATGGACTGGCCGACCTCGCTCGCGGCTACGGCGTCGACGTCGCCAAGTGA
- a CDS encoding DUF6531 domain-containing protein: MVDLNPLHYVNKFNHMFGDNLASGLEFLGITDPAVDPDGIREIAKKWRHLATGLDDAAEAARKALADVEWEGEAAKAFQKRSKAARKQATDMADALRDGAKALDDFADTAHELLTEMGVLVAEIAEFEIAGLALSVLTGGASAVASSLMAGSRAVKVVALVARIEKEGTALASAIRGVMEVIRAVERALKALKEIRGVAAAAKMAKGGAKFAAFDALLRDPAAFKDPEKLAGLLTEGALLGIGFGVLGKALGKGLKALKPADLAKLSKGLKLDCAAFERLKLNPGFNKLPASIQNIAKKFVRDPIDVATGDMALPRVDVQLPGVLPLILERTHISSYRWGGWFGPSWASTLDQRVQADDDGFVYAAADGARLCFPLLDPESDEPVHPETPGSRLLLSWDDETDGAVRITDSDTGLIQVFHSLVPAADDTAVDLPLQHVQDRNGNRITIVYGDGGDIPTSVVHSGGYHIAIDHEPSRSRITGLRLLDPTRPDGAGTTLLTLGYDEMGHLAEEVNSTGLPMRYTYDADGRITSWTDRNNTTYWYTYDEQGRVIATGGTGNALASALSYDEATRTTRVTDSLGHTRIYEHNEALRLIRETDPFGHATEQEWDESHQLVAVTDPLGRRTRYTYDDQGRTECVERPDGAQSSAEYGEAGLPTLVVNPDGTRWVQEYDKAGSLVAVTDPAGHTTRYGYDRTGGLASVTDALGHSTRIRNDKAGLPVEVTDALGAVTTYVRDAFGRPVLVTDPLGARTRMEWTVEGRPACRTAADGSEETWLYDGEGNCTHHKDANGGVSRFEYTYFDIVSARIGADGVRYEFTHDSELRLVQVLNPQGLTWDYEYDAAGRLVAESDFDGRVQRYHHDAAGQLAEQITPLVEVIRFERNALGQVLRKDAAGRTTDFTYDPAGRLIHAVGPDAVLDVRRDATGQVLSEIVNRRELSYTYDALGRTVGRTTPSGAVSRWTYDAVGNRAELTTSGRTLAFTRNASGREVERRMGTHTRLLHDFDELGRLRTQSVIGVDGHAIQKRAYVYRRDGHVTSVEDQLNGSRRYVLDPIGRVTAVQAEEWRESYAYDAAGNQTQASWPEQHPSQDTRGTRDYAGTRITRAGTVRYEHDAAGRLILSQQTRLSRKPDTWRFEWDAENHLTAVRTPDGSEWRYKYDPLGRRIAKIRMAAPGSEAVVEQIDFTWDGATLCEETSWSAGLPHFVTLTWDHDDLHPVSQSERITAVDAPQQEIDGRFFSIVTDLVGAPAELVDEQGHVAWRARATLWGATAWAADSHAYTPLRFPGQYYDKETGHHYNYFRHYVPDTARYSSPDPLGLEPADNSYAYVENPLFWIDPLGLSGCPRTANAAQLQDFYSQAQKYGKGGYKELATGRFRFYGEITPARNPGEMIGRRLVREWDPVTGAKRIWHETLDANGKVRIVRPDVSVTGGKKIHYQFDRNGNFTGTF; the protein is encoded by the coding sequence GTGGTCGACCTCAACCCCCTGCACTACGTCAACAAGTTCAACCACATGTTCGGCGACAACCTCGCCAGCGGCCTGGAGTTCCTCGGCATCACCGACCCCGCCGTCGACCCGGACGGCATACGCGAGATCGCCAAGAAGTGGCGGCATCTGGCGACCGGCCTGGACGACGCGGCGGAAGCGGCCCGCAAGGCACTCGCGGACGTGGAGTGGGAGGGCGAGGCCGCCAAGGCGTTCCAGAAACGCTCCAAGGCGGCCCGCAAGCAGGCCACCGACATGGCGGACGCGCTGCGCGACGGCGCCAAGGCGCTGGACGACTTCGCCGACACGGCGCACGAGTTGCTCACCGAGATGGGCGTACTGGTAGCGGAGATAGCCGAGTTCGAGATCGCCGGCCTGGCCCTGTCCGTCCTGACCGGCGGCGCCTCCGCGGTCGCCTCCTCCCTCATGGCCGGCTCACGGGCGGTCAAGGTGGTCGCGCTGGTCGCCCGGATCGAGAAGGAGGGCACCGCACTCGCGTCCGCGATCCGTGGGGTGATGGAGGTCATCCGGGCGGTGGAGCGGGCGTTGAAGGCCCTCAAGGAGATCCGCGGCGTCGCGGCGGCAGCCAAGATGGCCAAGGGCGGCGCGAAGTTCGCCGCCTTCGACGCGCTGCTGAGGGATCCAGCCGCGTTCAAGGACCCGGAGAAGCTGGCCGGTCTCCTCACCGAGGGCGCCCTGCTGGGGATCGGCTTCGGGGTGCTCGGCAAGGCTCTGGGTAAGGGGCTCAAGGCCCTCAAGCCGGCCGACCTGGCCAAGCTGAGCAAGGGCCTCAAGCTGGACTGCGCCGCCTTCGAACGGCTGAAGCTGAACCCGGGCTTCAACAAGCTGCCCGCCTCGATACAGAACATAGCCAAGAAGTTCGTCCGGGACCCGATCGACGTGGCCACTGGCGACATGGCCCTGCCCCGCGTCGACGTCCAGTTGCCGGGCGTACTGCCGCTGATCCTGGAACGCACCCACATATCGTCCTACCGCTGGGGCGGCTGGTTCGGCCCGTCCTGGGCCTCGACGCTGGACCAGCGCGTGCAGGCTGACGACGACGGTTTCGTGTACGCGGCGGCGGACGGCGCCCGACTGTGCTTCCCCCTTCTGGACCCGGAGAGCGACGAACCGGTTCACCCGGAGACGCCCGGCTCCCGCTTGCTGCTGTCCTGGGATGACGAGACAGACGGAGCGGTCCGCATCACCGATTCTGACACCGGCCTGATACAGGTTTTCCACAGCCTGGTCCCGGCTGCCGACGACACCGCGGTCGACCTGCCCCTGCAGCACGTCCAGGACCGCAACGGCAACCGCATCACCATCGTCTACGGCGACGGCGGCGACATCCCCACCTCGGTGGTTCACTCCGGCGGCTACCACATCGCGATCGACCACGAGCCGTCCCGGTCTCGCATCACAGGCCTGCGCCTGCTCGACCCCACTCGCCCGGATGGCGCAGGCACCACCCTCCTCACCCTCGGCTACGACGAGATGGGCCATCTGGCCGAGGAGGTCAACTCCACGGGCCTGCCGATGCGTTACACCTACGACGCCGACGGCCGCATCACCTCCTGGACCGACCGCAACAACACCACCTACTGGTACACCTACGACGAGCAGGGCCGCGTCATCGCCACGGGCGGCACCGGCAACGCCCTCGCCTCCGCCCTCAGCTACGACGAGGCCACGCGCACCACCCGCGTCACCGACTCCCTCGGCCACACCCGCATTTACGAACACAACGAGGCCCTGCGCCTCATCCGCGAGACCGACCCATTCGGGCATGCCACCGAACAGGAGTGGGACGAGAGCCACCAACTCGTCGCCGTGACAGATCCGTTGGGGCGGCGAACGAGGTACACGTACGACGACCAAGGTCGTACGGAATGTGTGGAGCGCCCGGACGGTGCACAGAGCTCGGCCGAATACGGTGAGGCGGGCCTCCCGACGTTGGTGGTGAACCCGGACGGCACGAGGTGGGTTCAGGAGTACGACAAGGCCGGCAGCCTCGTGGCCGTCACTGACCCGGCTGGTCACACGACACGCTACGGCTACGACAGGACCGGCGGTCTCGCGAGCGTCACCGACGCGCTCGGTCACAGCACCCGCATCCGCAACGACAAAGCAGGACTGCCCGTCGAAGTCACGGACGCTCTGGGGGCTGTCACCACGTATGTGCGAGACGCGTTCGGGCGCCCCGTACTTGTGACCGACCCGTTGGGCGCACGGACCCGCATGGAATGGACTGTCGAAGGCCGACCCGCCTGTCGCACCGCTGCCGACGGCTCCGAGGAGACCTGGCTCTACGACGGTGAGGGCAACTGCACCCATCACAAGGACGCCAACGGCGGCGTCTCACGATTCGAGTACACGTACTTCGACATCGTGTCAGCCCGTATCGGTGCCGACGGCGTCCGCTACGAGTTCACCCACGACAGCGAGCTCCGTCTCGTCCAGGTTCTCAATCCACAGGGTCTGACCTGGGACTACGAGTACGATGCGGCGGGTCGCCTGGTAGCGGAGTCCGACTTCGACGGACGCGTGCAGCGATACCACCACGACGCGGCAGGACAGCTCGCCGAGCAGATCACGCCGCTCGTCGAGGTGATCCGTTTCGAACGGAACGCTCTGGGCCAAGTACTGCGCAAGGACGCGGCGGGACGCACAACCGACTTCACCTATGACCCTGCAGGTCGGCTGATCCATGCTGTCGGGCCGGACGCGGTACTGGACGTCCGGCGCGATGCGACCGGCCAGGTGCTGTCGGAAATCGTCAACAGGAGGGAACTCAGCTACACGTACGACGCATTGGGGCGCACAGTCGGACGCACCACCCCGTCGGGCGCCGTCAGCAGATGGACGTACGACGCGGTGGGCAACCGCGCCGAACTCACGACGTCGGGAAGGACTCTGGCGTTCACGCGCAACGCCTCAGGCCGTGAGGTCGAACGTCGGATGGGAACGCATACCCGTCTGCTCCACGACTTCGACGAACTCGGCCGGCTGCGCACGCAGTCGGTGATCGGTGTGGACGGGCACGCGATACAGAAACGGGCCTACGTCTACCGCCGGGACGGCCATGTCACAAGCGTCGAGGACCAGTTGAACGGCTCTCGTCGCTACGTCCTGGATCCGATCGGCCGGGTCACGGCTGTCCAGGCGGAGGAGTGGCGGGAGTCGTACGCCTATGACGCCGCGGGCAACCAGACCCAGGCATCTTGGCCCGAGCAGCACCCCAGCCAGGACACCCGGGGGACGCGCGACTACGCGGGAACCCGGATCACAAGAGCGGGAACCGTGCGCTACGAGCACGACGCGGCGGGTCGCTTGATCCTGAGTCAACAGACCCGTCTCTCACGAAAGCCCGACACCTGGCGGTTCGAGTGGGACGCCGAGAACCACCTGACAGCGGTCAGGACACCGGACGGGAGCGAATGGAGGTACAAGTACGACCCGCTGGGGCGGCGTATCGCGAAAATACGCATGGCTGCTCCCGGTAGTGAGGCGGTGGTCGAGCAGATTGACTTCACCTGGGACGGTGCAACGCTCTGCGAAGAGACCTCATGGAGCGCGGGACTTCCCCACTTTGTCACCCTCACCTGGGACCATGACGACCTGCACCCAGTATCGCAGTCCGAGCGCATCACCGCGGTAGATGCTCCACAGCAGGAAATCGACGGACGATTCTTCTCTATCGTTACAGACCTTGTCGGGGCGCCCGCTGAACTGGTAGATGAGCAGGGACACGTTGCCTGGCGGGCCCGTGCGACACTCTGGGGTGCCACAGCATGGGCGGCGGACAGTCACGCTTACACGCCTCTGCGATTCCCTGGACAGTACTACGACAAGGAAACCGGTCACCACTACAACTACTTTCGGCACTACGTTCCTGATACTGCTAGATACAGCTCTCCTGACCCTCTCGGTCTCGAACCCGCAGATAATTCGTACGCTTACGTCGAGAACCCGCTCTTCTGGATCGATCCACTCGGCCTTTCGGGATGTCCGAGAACGGCGAACGCGGCGCAGCTGCAGGACTTTTACTCTCAGGCACAGAAGTACGGCAAGGGCGGCTACAAGGAACTGGCCACTGGTCGGTTCCGGTTCTACGGAGAGATCACCCCAGCCCGGAATCCGGGCGAGATGATAGGTAGGCGTCTGGTACGGGAGTGGGATCCGGTAACCGGCGCCAAGCGTATTTGGCACGAAACGTTGGACGCGAACGGAAAGGTGAGGATCGTGCGCCCGGACGTCAGTGTGACCGGCGGGAAGAAGATACACTACCAGTTCGACAGGAACGGCAATTTCACGGGGACGTTCTGA
- a CDS encoding restriction endonuclease, with protein MTSNDFTSIDVFCALDVGKSAHHGTAVLADGRTVFDTDATASPGGPDSGIDVRAGRALGQVKYQAAQVGRPELQRFAGARPHGSTAQLIFFNGSDYTTTAVAYARERDIALFTYRLDGTMTPVNDTARRIHRATPSPAPAPAPATVHDPETAGAPTFWRRNWGVVVGVSLLMAPLGSIGDDKTYTGPLALDIVKFIGILLGCWSVGALLLAARFGVRLSLRARPLRVAVVPRPRTDPAVGAMGARVPRPARDRFVTVSGASREEQVAEATRLLRSGSKPHHVDRILKDRGVGLLDRGHILNEAKKHNRRS; from the coding sequence GTGACCAGCAACGACTTCACGTCGATCGATGTGTTCTGCGCCCTGGACGTGGGCAAGTCCGCCCATCACGGCACGGCTGTGCTGGCCGATGGCCGTACGGTCTTCGACACCGATGCCACCGCGAGCCCTGGAGGCCCGGACTCGGGTATCGATGTCCGGGCCGGGCGCGCCCTTGGACAGGTCAAGTACCAGGCCGCCCAGGTCGGGCGTCCGGAGCTGCAACGCTTCGCCGGCGCGCGCCCCCACGGGTCGACCGCGCAGCTGATCTTCTTCAACGGCAGCGACTACACGACCACCGCCGTGGCCTACGCCAGGGAGCGGGACATCGCGCTCTTCACGTACCGCCTGGACGGCACGATGACGCCGGTCAACGACACCGCTCGTCGTATCCACCGAGCCACCCCGTCTCCCGCACCCGCACCCGCACCCGCCACGGTCCACGACCCCGAAACGGCGGGGGCGCCCACGTTCTGGCGGCGGAACTGGGGCGTGGTCGTGGGCGTTTCCCTACTCATGGCTCCGCTGGGATCGATCGGGGACGACAAGACCTACACCGGGCCGCTCGCCCTGGACATCGTGAAGTTCATCGGCATCCTCCTCGGATGCTGGTCGGTCGGCGCGCTCCTGCTGGCCGCGCGGTTCGGGGTCCGGCTCTCCCTTCGGGCCAGGCCCTTGCGAGTGGCCGTCGTACCCCGGCCGCGAACGGACCCGGCAGTCGGCGCGATGGGGGCGCGTGTGCCGCGCCCCGCGCGCGACCGGTTCGTGACAGTCTCTGGGGCCTCGCGTGAGGAGCAGGTTGCCGAGGCCACGCGGCTTCTCCGCTCCGGCAGCAAGCCGCATCACGTCGACCGCATCCTCAAGGACCGCGGTGTGGGCTTGCTGGACCGAGGCCACATCCTCAACGAAGCAAAGAAGCACAACAGGCGTTCCTGA
- a CDS encoding acyl-CoA dehydrogenase family protein: MPTTPPPSLAPFLTDAHLPLWEQADAFATDEAAARMKRMEAAPHQVERTLPQIMAKLGWFGITIPPEYSGMGAGHVARTVLIHRLAVVSAAAAAVLQAGLIPIGALSHWGTPEQKALWLPRAAEGSVLLSIAVTEPHVGGHIGGIETVAVPAGNGQWVISGEKLHIGNSHLAGLHVVVARTAPADTTASRALTAFLIEHDRKGVSLAPHRARLGLHGFSAGRLILDRVRVPATAMLGELGQGLHVAQSSSIVYGRPNLTALSLGLHEAFVATTARWLSARPRYGAHLADLPVVRDRLGAMQARLQQASCTAYHAVHLLDQGLPCDSVLIGAKHTGHELAAASGRDAMELHGAHALDGDYALQRLFRDVQHTYAPAGTGEFQRIHLANTALGTPTTNWSQQLTAVPSPAARGQPTAA, from the coding sequence ATGCCCACCACCCCACCCCCCTCACTGGCCCCCTTCCTGACGGATGCCCACCTGCCGCTGTGGGAGCAGGCCGACGCGTTCGCCACCGACGAGGCCGCCGCACGCATGAAGCGTATGGAGGCGGCCCCGCACCAGGTGGAGCGCACGCTGCCCCAGATCATGGCCAAGCTCGGCTGGTTCGGCATCACCATCCCGCCCGAATACAGCGGTATGGGTGCCGGGCATGTCGCGCGGACGGTTCTGATCCACCGCTTGGCCGTGGTCTCCGCGGCCGCGGCCGCCGTCCTGCAAGCTGGCCTGATCCCCATCGGCGCCCTATCCCACTGGGGCACCCCCGAACAGAAAGCCCTGTGGCTCCCCCGAGCTGCCGAGGGCTCGGTGCTTCTGTCGATCGCGGTCACCGAGCCGCACGTCGGCGGGCACATCGGCGGCATCGAGACGGTTGCCGTCCCCGCGGGAAACGGCCAGTGGGTGATCAGCGGCGAGAAACTGCACATCGGCAACAGTCATCTCGCCGGCCTGCACGTCGTCGTCGCCCGCACCGCGCCGGCCGACACCACCGCCTCGAGGGCGCTGACCGCGTTTCTCATCGAGCACGACCGCAAAGGGGTGAGCCTGGCCCCGCACCGGGCCCGCCTGGGCTTGCACGGCTTCAGCGCCGGCCGCCTCATCTTGGACCGGGTACGCGTGCCCGCTACGGCGATGCTCGGCGAACTGGGCCAGGGCCTGCACGTCGCGCAGAGCAGCAGCATCGTCTACGGGCGCCCCAACCTCACCGCTCTCAGCCTCGGCCTGCACGAAGCCTTCGTTGCCACCACCGCGAGATGGCTGAGCGCCCGGCCCCGCTACGGCGCCCACCTCGCCGACCTCCCCGTCGTCCGCGACCGCCTCGGCGCCATGCAAGCACGGCTCCAGCAAGCCTCCTGCACCGCCTACCACGCCGTACACCTCCTGGACCAAGGCCTGCCGTGCGACAGCGTGTTGATCGGCGCGAAGCACACCGGGCATGAGCTCGCCGCCGCCAGCGGACGCGACGCTATGGAACTGCACGGGGCCCACGCACTTGACGGCGACTATGCGCTGCAACGCCTCTTCCGGGACGTCCAGCACACCTATGCCCCCGCCGGAACCGGCGAGTTCCAGCGCATCCACCTCGCCAACACCGCCCTCGGCACCCCCACCACCAACTGGTCCCAGCAGCTGACAGCCGTCCCCAGCCCAGCGGCGAGAGGCCAGCCCACCGCCGCATGA
- a CDS encoding DUF5959 family protein translates to MELISLLDGDNSFRVRVLGRRSPGVLHLHDQLDAEAIVTSSFVSGRLAMPLFPSDLEKWSRALDLLAAGQDICWRDDDHSPEIKIQPYNEEHETVAVRVEDLGSSCVSVFLPMSLEEGWIDEQRKLLGQVLQEWPSEVLESSPGAYEWRR, encoded by the coding sequence GTGGAACTGATCAGCCTCTTGGATGGCGACAACAGCTTCCGGGTGCGTGTGCTGGGGCGTAGGTCGCCGGGCGTGTTGCATCTTCACGACCAGCTCGACGCAGAGGCCATTGTGACCAGCAGCTTCGTCAGCGGTCGGTTGGCCATGCCCCTGTTCCCTTCCGACCTGGAGAAGTGGTCCCGTGCTCTGGACCTACTTGCTGCCGGTCAGGACATCTGTTGGAGGGACGACGACCACAGTCCCGAGATCAAGATCCAGCCGTACAACGAGGAGCATGAGACTGTCGCTGTCCGTGTAGAAGATCTGGGCAGTTCATGCGTCTCCGTGTTCCTTCCCATGAGTCTTGAAGAGGGCTGGATCGACGAGCAGCGAAAGCTGCTCGGGCAGGTGCTGCAGGAGTGGCCGAGCGAAGTGCTGGAGTCTTCACCGGGCGCCTATGAGTGGCGGCGCTGA
- a CDS encoding GAF domain-containing protein produces MPSPAAIGLTGARPLSSAGEAVIAPPGLLPHQPASISAATAQLLAVEQARQEVIARLGIAPAADDLMDRLAREMAERTGLAYGFVNIFWSQQTFIGLHQPPPDSGLIPVGRSMSRRHGWCPEVIARQKALPLPDVYANPRFAGNHVTDALGIRAYFGAPLIDTESGVAWGTVCVIDPEPRPLRQAQHLLDIVKDTGNTVVQALAARTPAH; encoded by the coding sequence ATGCCCTCCCCCGCTGCCATCGGCCTCACCGGTGCACGCCCGCTGTCTTCCGCCGGGGAGGCGGTCATCGCGCCGCCCGGCCTGCTGCCCCACCAACCGGCCTCGATCAGCGCCGCCACCGCGCAGCTGCTCGCCGTGGAGCAGGCGCGGCAGGAGGTCATCGCACGCCTCGGCATCGCCCCGGCGGCTGACGATCTCATGGACCGTCTCGCGCGGGAGATGGCCGAACGCACCGGGCTCGCCTATGGCTTCGTCAATATCTTCTGGTCCCAGCAGACGTTCATCGGTCTGCACCAGCCGCCCCCGGACAGCGGGCTGATCCCGGTGGGCCGCAGTATGAGCCGCCGGCACGGCTGGTGCCCGGAAGTCATCGCCCGCCAAAAGGCCCTGCCGTTACCTGACGTGTACGCCAACCCCCGCTTCGCCGGCAACCACGTCACCGACGCCCTCGGCATCCGCGCCTACTTCGGGGCGCCCCTCATCGATACGGAATCTGGAGTCGCCTGGGGGACGGTGTGTGTCATCGACCCCGAGCCCCGCCCCCTCCGCCAGGCCCAGCATCTCCTCGACATCGTCAAGGACACCGGCAACACGGTGGTGCAGGCCCTGGCTGCCAGAACGCCCGCGCACTGA
- a CDS encoding GTP-binding protein — MIAGGFGAGKTTAVGAISDIPPLTTEERLTEASLPVDSLDHVASKTTTTVAFDFGRVGFTEPHPFELLLFGTPGQQRFSHLWYDVCSAAIGAIVLVDTRRFEDSFLAVSFFEQIRLPFIIAINPFDGAVRFPHKDVRQALDIAPDIPMVRCDAREATQVAAALVTLVDHALTCLTTPTPLDM, encoded by the coding sequence GAAGACCACCGCGGTCGGCGCCATCAGCGACATTCCGCCGCTGACCACCGAAGAACGCCTCACCGAAGCGAGCCTCCCGGTCGACAGCCTCGACCACGTGGCGTCCAAGACGACCACGACGGTGGCGTTCGACTTCGGCCGCGTCGGCTTCACCGAACCGCATCCTTTTGAGCTGCTGTTGTTCGGCACGCCCGGCCAACAGCGGTTCTCCCACCTCTGGTACGACGTCTGCAGCGCAGCCATCGGCGCCATCGTCCTCGTCGACACCCGCCGCTTCGAGGACAGCTTTCTGGCGGTGTCGTTCTTCGAACAGATCCGGCTGCCGTTCATCATCGCGATCAATCCGTTCGACGGCGCCGTCCGCTTCCCTCACAAGGATGTCCGCCAGGCCCTCGACATCGCCCCCGACATCCCGATGGTGCGCTGCGACGCCCGCGAGGCCACCCAGGTCGCGGCCGCCCTGGTCACCCTCGTCGACCACGCCCTCACCTGCCTCACCACCCCCACCCCCTTGGACATGTGA
- a CDS encoding DNA-binding protein — MGNEDLEASTRSHLFSLASGAISPEEASEWALRVMDSDAPELQDERIWTALDRLSGADLMEGPGQYLHGKEDFESWVTEFGSDG; from the coding sequence ATGGGAAACGAAGATCTGGAAGCGTCGACTCGCTCCCACCTGTTTTCACTTGCTTCCGGCGCCATCAGTCCCGAGGAGGCTTCGGAATGGGCCTTGCGTGTGATGGACTCTGATGCGCCAGAGCTGCAGGACGAGCGGATCTGGACCGCGCTGGACCGGCTGTCCGGTGCGGACCTCATGGAGGGGCCTGGTCAATATCTGCATGGGAAGGAGGACTTTGAATCCTGGGTTACCGAATTCGGCAGTGATGGGTAG